A single genomic interval of Falco naumanni isolate bFalNau1 chromosome 11, bFalNau1.pat, whole genome shotgun sequence harbors:
- the MUTYH gene encoding adenine DNA glycosylase isoform X1 produces the protein MGPLRAAAGGLRRSGGRAAPPAGRSRKGASLRRGAPAPPPTRHLFSDPAEIAALRGDLLGWYDRCKRDLPWRTLAATELDTDRRAYAVWVSEVMLQQTQVATVIDYYNRWMQKWPTLQALAQASLEEVNELWAGLGYYSRGKRLQEAAKKVVSELAGQMPRTAEDLQKLLPGVGRYTAGAIASISYRQATGVVDGNVIRVLCRLRCIGADSSSPAVIDQLWDMANALVDRSRPGDFNQALMELGATVCVPKAPLCGECPVKQHCRARRRVEKELAFTSQQLFGKPTPVPDVEDCGVGGCPLCPPATEPWDSSLGVTNFPRKAAKKQPRVARTASCVLERRGCHGAPEYLIVQRPSSGLLAGLWEFPSLPLAQGLQEEEERQALADHLQAWMGQPVVAKGLRFIGEVVHIFSHIHQTYVVYSLPLDGDVTLDPASSSSRWVTEEEFYASAVSTAMKKVLKACEKQRRKESSPGKGSKRKRGAKTQGASNSGGGTQLSLYTFLRVPTAP, from the exons ATGGGCCCGCTCCGGGCGGCCGCCGGGGGTCTCCGGCGCAGTGGCGGGAGGGCGGCTCCGCCAGCGGGACGGAGCCGGAAGGGCGCGTCGCTTCGCCGAG gggcccccgcgccgccgcctaCCCGACATCTCTTCAGCGACCCGGCGGAGATCGCGGCCCTGCGCGGGGACCTGCTGGGCTGGTACGACCGGTGCAAGCGGGACCTGCCCTGGCGGACGCTG GCAGCAACTGAGCTGGATACTGACAGACGGGCGTACGCGG TGTGGGTATCGGAGGTGATGCTCCAGCAGACACAGGTGGCTACAGTGATTGACTACTACAACCGCTGGATGCAG AAGTGGCCGACGCTGCAGGCTCTGGCGCAGGCGTCCCTGGAG GAGGTGAACGAGCTGTGGGCTGGACTTGGCTACTACTCGAGAGGGAAGCGtctgcaggaggcagcaaagaag GTGGTGTCCGAGCTGGCCGGCCAGATGCCCAGGACAGCTGAGGACCTGCAGAAGCTACTGCCAGGAGTGGGCCGATACACAGCAGGAGCCATCGCGTCCATCTCGTACAGGCAG GCTACCGGCGTTGTGGATGGGAACGTGATCCGGGTCCTGTGCCGCCTCCGGTGCATCGGTGCTGACTCCAGCAGCCCGGCCGTCATCGACCAGCTCTG GGACATGGCCAATGCCCTGGTAGACAGGAGCCGCCCGGGGGATTTTAACCAAGCCCTGATGGAGCTGGGGGCAACTGTGTGTGTGCCCAAGGCCCCGCTGTGCGGGGAGTGTCCTGTGAAGCAGCACTGCCGAGCACGGCGCAGG GTGGAGAAGGAGCTGGCCTTCACTTCTCAGCAGCTGTTTGGAAAACCCACCCCAGTGCCTGATGTTGAGGACTGTG GTGTTGGGGGCtgtcccctgtgccccccagccacGGAGCCATGGGACAGCAGCCTGGGGGTGACCAACTTCCCCCGGAAAGCAGCAAAGAAGCAGCCACGAGTGGCACGAACCGCCTCGTGTGTGCTGGAGCGGAGGGGCTGCCACGGGGCCCCGGAGTACCTCATTGTGCAAAGACCCAGCTCAG gtcTCCTGGCCGGGCTCTGGGAGTTCCCAAGTCTCCCGCTGGCTCAGGgtctgcaggaggaggaggagaggcaggcGCTGGCAGATCACCTCCAGGCCTGGATGGGGCAGCCCGTGGTGGCCAAAGGCCTGCGGTTCATTGGAGAG GTGGTCCATATCTTCTCTCACATCCACCAGACGTATGTGGTCTACTCCTTGCCCCTGGATGGGGATGTGACCCTGGACCCTGCCTCGTCCTCATCCCGCTGGGTGACAGAGGAGGAGTTTTATGCCTCTGCTGTGTCCACAGCCATGAAGAAG GTGCTGAAAGCATGTGAGAAGCAGCGCAGGaaggagagcagccctggcaaG GGCTCCAAACGGAAGCGGGGGGCAAAAACGCAGGGAGCAAGCAACAGCGGTGGTGGGACGCAGCTCTCCCTCTACACCTTCCTCCGGGTACCGACTGCCCCATGA
- the HPDL gene encoding 4-hydroxyphenylpyruvate dioxygenase-like protein, producing the protein MAALLSRPCFISLHVPYRRGWAQDLWNTFCFQPVAVRETARVRQLALRRGSAVFLVNERLAPGPAGTSSHDFLYDVDPRPTLGTASNVCFEVDDVPGLCKQLQSWGCSLPVPPTELRDDSGSVTYGVVSSIVGNVSHTLLDRSRYQGPFLPGFQPIQGAPLATRDGIEITHFDHITYVCPRGGARAALDWYRHCFGFRRFLLNPQERPAEGYVLGGQGMGMLLLALQSAQGASAHGCKLVLAESLSEDGTNQVDTFLEQHGGAGIQHVGLHTTDIIATTRALQQRGARFFTPPTSYYSQGGKVEEIQGAGQDPCTLAELGILLDTTAPRDKGQTGTDATESPSQEYLMQIFTHPIFSEETFFLELIDRRGAPGFGEGNIRALWKAVQVYMDQQQ; encoded by the coding sequence ATGGCAGCCTTGCTGAGCCGCCCCTGCTTCATCTCCCTCCACGTGCCCTACAGGCGGGGCTGGGCCCAGGACTTGTGGAACACCTTTTGCTTCCAGCCGGTGGCCGTGCGGGAGACAGCGCGGGTCCGGCAGCTGGCCTTGCGACGGGGATCTGCCGTCTTCCTCGTCAACGAGCGCTTGGCACCGGGGCCTGCCGGCACCTCCTCCCATGATTTCCTCTACGATGTGGACCCCCGGCCCACCTTGGGCACGGCCTCCAACGTCTGCTTCGAGGTGGACGACGTGCCAGGGCTCTGcaagcagctgcaaagctggggATGCTCCCTGCCGGTGCCCCCCACGGAGCTAAGGGATGACAGCGGCTCTGTCACCTACGGGGTGGTCAGCTCCATCGTGGGCAATGTCAGCCATACCCTTCTGGACCGATCCCGCTACCAGGGACCCTTCCTGCCTGGCTTCCAGCCCATCCAAGGAGCCCCCTTGGCCACGAGGGACGGGATTGAGATCACCCACTTTGACCACATCACGTACGTCTGCCCGCGGGGCGGCGCACGGGCGGCCCTGGACTGGTACCGGCACTGCTTTGGCTTCCGCCGCTTCTTGCTGAACCCACAGGAGAGGCCGGCGGAGGGGTATGTGCTCGGGGGGCAGGGCATGGGCATGCTGCTCCTCGCGCTGCAGAGCGCCCAGGGTGCCTCAGCACACGGCTGCAAGCTTGTCCTCGCCGAGTCCCTCTCCGAGGATGGCACCAACCAAGTCGACACCTTCCTAGAGCAGCACGGCGGGGCTGGGATCCAGCATGTCGGCCTCCACACCACTGATATTATCGCCACGACCAGGGCTTTGCAGCAGCGGGGTGCGCGGTTCTTCACACCCCCCACCAGCTATTACAGCCAGGGGGGCAAAGTGGAGGAGATccagggggctgggcaggaccCATGCACACTGGCAGAGCTCGGCATCCTGCTGGACACCACAGCACCCAGGGACAAGGGCCAGACGGGCACCGATGCCACAGAGAGCCCTTCCCAGGAGTATTTGATGCAGATCTTCACCCATCCCATCTTCTCTGAGGAGACCTTCTTCCTGGAGCTCATTGACCGGCGGGGAGCCCCAGGCTTTGGGGAAGGCAATATACGGGCACTGTGGAAAGCTGTGCAGGTCTATATGGACCAGCAGCAGTAG
- the LOC121095641 gene encoding selenoprotein Pb-like yields MALLVLALAAWLGLASASEGETNSSRLCQEAPAWSINGSSPMAGVAGQVTVVALLKASUHFCLQQAHRLGGLRERLARQGTVDVRYMIINEKAPLSHAMFGELERQAPPGVPVFQPEPEDPDVWQVLGGDKDDFLIYDRCGRLAFHIQLPYSFLHFPYVESAIRFTHSKDFCGNCSLYPNTTQQGNSTMEVPVTLSPLPEQEGKKSETLIHHHNPLHPHHHREVGSEKAPASGDHEPAPHAHHHHGDHGQPYHEGKKQQKEGNEH; encoded by the exons ATGGCGCTGCTGGTGCTGGCCCTGGCcgcctggctggggctggcctcAGCCTCCGAGGGGGAAACCAACAGCAGCCGGCTCTGCCAGGAGGCACCGGCATGGAGCATCAACGGCTCGagccccatggcaggggtggCGGGGCAGGTGACGGTGGTGGCCCTGCTGAAGGCCAGCTGAcacttctgcctgcagcaggccCACAG ACTCGGGGGCCTGCGAGAGAGGCTGGCCCGGCAGGGCACGGTCGATGTCCGCTACATGATCATCAACGAGAAGGCGCCGCTCTCCCACGCCATGTTCGGGGAGCTGGAGCGCCAGGCCCCCCCAGGCGTGCCCGTCTTCCAGCCAGAGCCGGAGGACCCCGATGTCTGGCAGGTCCTGGGGGGTGACAAGGACGACTTCCTCATCTACGACCG GTGCGGCCGCCTGGCTTTCCACATCCAGCTGCCCTACAGCTTCCTCCACTTCCCCTACGTGGAGTCGGCTATCCGCTTCACCCACAGCAAGGACTTCTGTGGCAACTGCTCCCTCTACCCCAACACCACCCAGCAG GGTAACAGTACTATGGAGGTCCCTGTAACCCTGAGCCCCCTTCCTGAACAAGAAGGGAAGAAGTCGGAGACCCTCATCCACCATCACAATCCCCTCCATCCTCACCACCACCGTGAAGTTGGCAGCGAGAAAGCCCCAGCGAGTGGGGACCATGAGCCTGCTCCCCATGCTCACCACCACCATGGGGACCATGGCCAACCCTATCACgaggggaagaagcagcagaaggaggGAAATGAGCACTaa
- the TOE1 gene encoding target of EGR1 protein 1 yields MGGSGQAAGNRGGAGAAMARWRVPVVDVQSDNFTELWPSMVLALRTATFVAVDTELSGLGARKSLLSPCIEERYKAVCSAARSRSVLSLGVACFRQLPEKPQNTYLCQIYNLTLLCMEDYVVEPQSVQFLVQHGFDFNKQYSQGIPYHKGNDKGNENQSQSVRGFFLELIRAKKPLILHNGLIDLVFLYQCFYAHLPDSLGTFTTDLSEMFPAGIYDTKYASEFETRFVASYLEYAYKKCKRENCKLKDSNGQHLTIEFCHYPANMSRYIDYRHCSLEEESHNTGRGNKVPVCEKFSAYGWCPKGVKCPQSHNIDLIIDEDDKLGEQKRKKRKQKWKRWKNTEEPAKVFEQEGSGRETEQVQNGEEGPPRKQSCYEPVAATELEEITCNSEGKSLEENSMDAEAEISSDTSAQWEKDVGSTEGTAAQAAAAVSPSAEGNASGSDQVEAKPEVPTGMGSVHHPDIPETEAACATEKEKETHGPPSQGGTHRAGFDAFMTGYIMAYVWMLKKGKNMDMGAGPWLPDCHNKLYLSGKSVPLQIAKSLFSKSSKAHSQKMKLAWASG; encoded by the exons aTGGGCGGGagcgggcaggcggcgggcaaccgcggcggggcgggcgcggctATGGCGCGGTGGCGGGTGCCGGTGGTGGACGTGCAGAGCGACAACTTCACGGAGCTGTGGCCCTCCATGGTGCTGGCGCTGCGCACCGCCACCTTCGTCGCCGTAGACACG GAGCTGAGCGGCCTCGGCGCCAGGAAGTCGCTGCTGAGCCC GTGCATCGAGGAGCGGTACAAGGCCGTCTGCAGCGCGGCCCGGAGCCGCTCCGTCCTGTCCCTCGGCGTCGCCTGTTTCAGGCAGCTCCCCGAGAAG CCCCAGAACACGTACCTCTGCCAGATCTACAACCTGACGCTCCTCTGCATGGAGGACTACGTTGTCGAGCCTCAGTCGGTGCAGTTCCTGGTGCAGCACGGCTTTGACTTCAACAAGCAGTATTCCCAAGGGATTCCCTACCACAAGGGCAACGACAAG GGTAATGAGAACCAGAGCCAGAGCGTTCGGGGGTTTTTTCTGGAGCTGATACGAGCGAAGAAACCTCTCATTCTCCATAACGGCCTGATCGATCTGGTCTTCCTGTACCAGTGCTTCTATGCTCACCTCCCAGACAGCCTCGGCACCTTCACCACAGACCTCTCAGAAATGTTCCCAGCAGGAATATACGACACCAAATATGCTTCAGAGTTTGAGACTCGCTTTGTAGCATCCTACCTGGAGTATGCTTACAAGAAGTG CAAGCGAGAGAACTGCAAGCTGAAGGACTCCAATGGCCAGCACCTCACCATTGAGTTCTGCCACTACCCTGCCAACATGTCCCGTTATATCGACTACCGCCACTGCTCtctggaagaagaaagccaTAACACGGGACGGGGAAATAAGGTGCCTGTCTGTGAGAAATTTTCG GCCTATGGCTGGTGTCCAAAAGGGGTGAAGTGTCCGCAGTCTCATAACATTGACCTCATAATTGATGAGGACGACAAGCTTGGGGAACAGAAGCGGAAGAAACGGAAGCAAAAATGGAAGCGTTGGAAGAATACAGAAGAGCCCGCGAAGGTGTTTGAACAGGAAGGCTcagggagagaaacagagcagGTTCAGAATGGGGAGGAGGGACCACCACGAAAACAGAGCTGCTATGAACCTGTAGCTGCTACAGAGCTGGAAGAGATCACATGCAACAGTGAGGGCAAATCACTGGAGGAAAACTCCATGGATGCAGAAGCAGAGATCAGCTCAGACACCAGCGCACAATGGGAAAAGGACGTGGGGAGCACCGAAGGAACcgctgcccaggcagcagctgctgtgagcCCTTCAGCCGAGGGGAACGCCTCTGGCAGTGACCAAGTGGAGGCGAAGCCAGAGGTTCCCACAGGGATGGGCTCAGTCCATCACCCAGACATCCCTGAGACTGAAGCAGCATGTGccacagaaaaggagaaggaaaccCATGGCCCCCCTTCCCAGGGGggcacacacagagctggctTTGATGCATTCATGACTGGCTACATCATGGCTTACGTCTGGATgctcaagaaaggaaaaaacatggaCATGGGTGCAGGGCCCTGGTTGCCAGACTGCCATAATAAACTGTACCTCAGCGGGAAATCGGTGCCGCTTCAAATAGCAAAGAGCTTGTTTTCTAAATCTTCCAAAGCTCACAGCCAGAAGATGAAGTTGGCCTGGGCCAGTGGATAG
- the MUTYH gene encoding adenine DNA glycosylase isoform X2, producing MLQQTQVATVIDYYNRWMQKWPTLQALAQASLEEVNELWAGLGYYSRGKRLQEAAKKVVSELAGQMPRTAEDLQKLLPGVGRYTAGAIASISYRQATGVVDGNVIRVLCRLRCIGADSSSPAVIDQLWDMANALVDRSRPGDFNQALMELGATVCVPKAPLCGECPVKQHCRARRRVEKELAFTSQQLFGKPTPVPDVEDCGVGGCPLCPPATEPWDSSLGVTNFPRKAAKKQPRVARTASCVLERRGCHGAPEYLIVQRPSSGLLAGLWEFPSLPLAQGLQEEEERQALADHLQAWMGQPVVAKGLRFIGEVVHIFSHIHQTYVVYSLPLDGDVTLDPASSSSRWVTEEEFYASAVSTAMKKVLKACEKQRRKESSPGKGSKRKRGAKTQGASNSGGGTQLSLYTFLRVPTAP from the exons ATGCTCCAGCAGACACAGGTGGCTACAGTGATTGACTACTACAACCGCTGGATGCAG AAGTGGCCGACGCTGCAGGCTCTGGCGCAGGCGTCCCTGGAG GAGGTGAACGAGCTGTGGGCTGGACTTGGCTACTACTCGAGAGGGAAGCGtctgcaggaggcagcaaagaag GTGGTGTCCGAGCTGGCCGGCCAGATGCCCAGGACAGCTGAGGACCTGCAGAAGCTACTGCCAGGAGTGGGCCGATACACAGCAGGAGCCATCGCGTCCATCTCGTACAGGCAG GCTACCGGCGTTGTGGATGGGAACGTGATCCGGGTCCTGTGCCGCCTCCGGTGCATCGGTGCTGACTCCAGCAGCCCGGCCGTCATCGACCAGCTCTG GGACATGGCCAATGCCCTGGTAGACAGGAGCCGCCCGGGGGATTTTAACCAAGCCCTGATGGAGCTGGGGGCAACTGTGTGTGTGCCCAAGGCCCCGCTGTGCGGGGAGTGTCCTGTGAAGCAGCACTGCCGAGCACGGCGCAGG GTGGAGAAGGAGCTGGCCTTCACTTCTCAGCAGCTGTTTGGAAAACCCACCCCAGTGCCTGATGTTGAGGACTGTG GTGTTGGGGGCtgtcccctgtgccccccagccacGGAGCCATGGGACAGCAGCCTGGGGGTGACCAACTTCCCCCGGAAAGCAGCAAAGAAGCAGCCACGAGTGGCACGAACCGCCTCGTGTGTGCTGGAGCGGAGGGGCTGCCACGGGGCCCCGGAGTACCTCATTGTGCAAAGACCCAGCTCAG gtcTCCTGGCCGGGCTCTGGGAGTTCCCAAGTCTCCCGCTGGCTCAGGgtctgcaggaggaggaggagaggcaggcGCTGGCAGATCACCTCCAGGCCTGGATGGGGCAGCCCGTGGTGGCCAAAGGCCTGCGGTTCATTGGAGAG GTGGTCCATATCTTCTCTCACATCCACCAGACGTATGTGGTCTACTCCTTGCCCCTGGATGGGGATGTGACCCTGGACCCTGCCTCGTCCTCATCCCGCTGGGTGACAGAGGAGGAGTTTTATGCCTCTGCTGTGTCCACAGCCATGAAGAAG GTGCTGAAAGCATGTGAGAAGCAGCGCAGGaaggagagcagccctggcaaG GGCTCCAAACGGAAGCGGGGGGCAAAAACGCAGGGAGCAAGCAACAGCGGTGGTGGGACGCAGCTCTCCCTCTACACCTTCCTCCGGGTACCGACTGCCCCATGA